GCACAACATCGGTTGCTCCATGGACGTTTCCCCCGCTCCACAGCCGGCGCACCGGTCGGGAAACAGCCTGCGCATGGGGCGCAAGGCTTCGGCGATAAACCCGGATAAAGTCATGCGATAATATATCCGTGAAACAGATTGTCATTATAATCCGGTTGGCATGGCAAGGACGCTGATAATAATCGGGGCGGGACTGATAATTCTCGGGCTGGCCTGGCCGCTTGTCCAAAAGGCGGGCCTTGGCAGGCTTCCGGGGGACATATCGGTGGAGCGTGGAAACTTCTCTTTCCATTTTCCCGTGACCACAATGATAATGGTGAGCGTGGCGCTCACCGAGTCAATCCCTTTTTTAGTTGAAACTCCCGGCATGACCGTCACGCCGCTTTCACCATTATCTTCCCCGCCAGAGCCCGTTTCATGATCTCACGCAGTTCTGGCAGGTGTTTATAACCGCTCACTTTCCTCAACCTGGG
This portion of the Nitrospinota bacterium genome encodes:
- a CDS encoding DUF2905 domain-containing protein — encoded protein: MARTLIIIGAGLIILGLAWPLVQKAGLGRLPGDISVERGNFSFHFPVTTMIMVSVALTESIPFLVETPGMTVTPLSPLSSPPEPVS